Proteins from a single region of Pseudomonadota bacterium:
- a CDS encoding LysR family transcriptional regulator, whose amino-acid sequence MVQDIRTIGLSALRSFSTVARLGGISAAADRLGIAKSGVSRHVAQLESHFGVRLLERSARSVKLTPFGERLQVRVASILAEVDLLDDIAREESAGVSGQVSIAATPEFGGLVAATLFPTITATHPDLKLVLRTAYAFEDMQDPGTDIAFRVGTFKDDRLVARELGAFRAWIVASPKLPQVQDIRRPEDLEQVPCLVFRGNRTMTNWTLHAPGQQKSIAVSGPFGVQNFTILLDLVLAGEGVGFLPEFMVSEAISNGTLIRCMPAYTSRPFPVFLTFRPGARRIARLDAVISLAEQQIPGLLN is encoded by the coding sequence ATGGTTCAAGATATTAGAACGATTGGATTATCCGCGCTCAGGAGCTTCAGCACCGTTGCGCGGCTAGGCGGGATCAGCGCCGCAGCAGATCGTTTGGGCATAGCAAAATCTGGGGTCAGCCGCCACGTCGCGCAGCTTGAGAGCCACTTCGGCGTTCGTCTGCTGGAACGCAGCGCGCGCTCCGTCAAGCTTACGCCGTTTGGCGAAAGGCTTCAGGTGCGCGTTGCATCCATCCTGGCGGAAGTCGATTTGCTCGATGACATCGCACGCGAAGAGAGCGCTGGCGTGTCGGGGCAGGTCAGCATCGCCGCGACGCCTGAGTTTGGAGGACTGGTTGCCGCGACACTGTTTCCGACCATCACCGCGACACACCCGGACCTCAAATTGGTCTTGCGCACGGCATACGCATTTGAGGATATGCAGGATCCGGGAACCGACATCGCCTTTCGTGTCGGCACCTTCAAAGATGATCGCCTTGTGGCACGTGAACTCGGGGCCTTCAGAGCTTGGATTGTCGCATCGCCCAAGCTGCCGCAGGTACAGGACATTCGGCGCCCAGAAGACCTTGAGCAGGTACCGTGCCTCGTGTTTCGCGGCAACCGGACCATGACAAACTGGACCCTGCATGCACCGGGTCAGCAAAAGTCCATCGCCGTCTCCGGTCCATTCGGGGTTCAGAACTTCACCATCCTGCTCGACCTTGTGCTCGCTGGCGAAGGTGTCGGATTTTTGCCGGAATTCATGGTCAGTGAAGCGATCAGCAACGGAACACTCATAAGATGCATGCCCGCTTACACCTCCCGACCATTTCCCGTGTTTCTGACGTTCAGGCCGGGTGCTCGACGGATCGCGAGGTTGGATGCGGTGATAAGCTTGGCAGAGCAGCAGATACCAGGACTGCTGAATTAG
- a CDS encoding SDR family oxidoreductase, which yields MNILITAASSGFGTLIANDLIKAGHRVAGTVRDPEGRNAKAAEALRSIGVHIVELDVTDDASVEAGVAQAKAALGSIDVLINNAGVGSHGLQESFSADDFQRLFDINVFGVQRMTRAVLPDMRSNGSGLIVNISSLLGRVALPFFGPYNATKWAVEALSENYRAELSQFGVDVAIVEPGGFPTAFIGNLVRPSSNDRDAGYGAMAAAPKTAMDGFEEFLKANPQQSPQLVADAVVAVVNADPGTRALRTVVDTIGMGDLVQPMNDQLSEATQALFTNNGMADMLTLKVENSKAA from the coding sequence ATGAACATTCTGATCACAGCTGCCAGCAGCGGCTTTGGAACGCTGATTGCCAACGATCTGATCAAGGCCGGCCACCGCGTCGCCGGCACCGTCCGGGACCCAGAAGGCCGCAATGCCAAAGCGGCGGAGGCCTTGCGGTCCATCGGCGTTCACATTGTAGAACTCGATGTAACAGATGATGCGTCCGTTGAGGCTGGCGTGGCGCAGGCAAAGGCCGCTCTGGGCTCCATTGATGTCCTCATCAACAATGCTGGTGTCGGCTCGCACGGTTTGCAGGAGAGCTTCTCCGCCGACGATTTCCAACGTTTGTTCGACATCAATGTGTTCGGGGTGCAGCGGATGACCCGCGCAGTTCTGCCGGACATGCGCAGCAATGGCAGTGGCTTGATTGTAAACATTTCGAGCCTGCTGGGACGGGTCGCACTTCCATTCTTCGGTCCGTACAATGCGACCAAATGGGCGGTGGAAGCTCTTAGCGAAAACTATCGTGCGGAGCTGAGCCAATTCGGCGTCGATGTTGCGATCGTCGAACCCGGCGGGTTCCCCACCGCGTTCATCGGGAACCTCGTTCGACCGTCATCCAACGATCGCGATGCCGGTTATGGCGCCATGGCAGCTGCGCCGAAGACTGCGATGGATGGTTTTGAAGAATTCCTCAAGGCCAACCCGCAGCAGTCGCCGCAACTGGTGGCCGACGCGGTCGTCGCGGTCGTCAACGCTGACCCCGGGACGCGCGCCTTGCGCACAGTTGTGGACACCATTGGCATGGGCGACCTGGTGCAGCCGATGAACGATCAGCTTTCGGAGGCAACGCAAGCGCTCTTCACAAACAACGGCATGGCCGACATGCTCACGTTGAAGGTCGAAAACTCGAAAGCCGCCTAA
- a CDS encoding SDR family NAD(P)-dependent oxidoreductase, translating to MTHPAFTPDSVALVTGGASGIGLATATQFAEMGMRLVVVDRAADKLDATDQALRQAGAADVVTASTDISDREQIEALEKQVADMFGGVDILMNNAGIGERSSITGTLDAWKATLDVNLWGPIHSTQVFMPRMVERSRPGAIINTGSKQGITTPPGNPAYNVSKAGLKAFTEALAHELRNTEGAQLSAHLLIPGFVHTGMTGAVDKPPSAWTAEQTAQFFLDSMNRGDFYILCPDNDVPRALDEKRIAWAAGDIIENRPALSRWHPDYADAFAEHVAST from the coding sequence ATGACACACCCAGCCTTTACCCCTGATTCTGTTGCCCTGGTCACCGGAGGCGCCTCCGGTATTGGCTTAGCCACCGCAACGCAGTTCGCGGAGATGGGCATGCGGTTGGTTGTTGTTGATCGAGCGGCGGACAAGCTCGACGCCACTGATCAGGCCTTGCGTCAGGCCGGTGCAGCGGATGTTGTGACTGCGTCGACGGACATCTCCGACCGGGAGCAAATCGAAGCGCTCGAAAAGCAAGTTGCTGATATGTTCGGCGGTGTCGATATTCTGATGAACAATGCCGGCATCGGCGAACGCTCATCGATAACCGGCACACTCGACGCGTGGAAAGCAACGCTGGATGTCAATTTGTGGGGACCAATTCACAGCACGCAAGTGTTCATGCCCCGCATGGTTGAGCGCTCTAGACCGGGCGCGATCATCAATACCGGATCGAAGCAGGGCATCACCACCCCACCGGGCAACCCGGCCTACAATGTTTCAAAAGCGGGCCTGAAAGCTTTCACCGAGGCGCTGGCACATGAACTGCGGAACACCGAGGGTGCGCAACTGAGCGCGCATCTGCTCATCCCTGGCTTTGTCCACACCGGCATGACAGGCGCTGTCGATAAACCACCCAGCGCTTGGACGGCCGAGCAAACCGCGCAGTTCTTCCTTGATAGCATGAACAGGGGCGACTTTTACATTCTGTGCCCGGACAATGATGTGCCGCGCGCTCTTGATGAGAAGCGGATCGCTTGGGCCGCTGGTGATATCATTGAGAACCGTCCGGCACTCAGCCGCTGGCATCCTGACTATGCAGACGCCTTCGCCGAACACGTTGCATCAACTTAA
- a CDS encoding matrixin family metalloprotease: protein MPSASSTTFSDDFTALLDDFSWTGDVDRQQPVVLTYSFETQAQSYLADEGFSAAFINSFQPFNSAQRQSTEQALAKFEQVSGITFVEVAPGQGDIKFGNFDFSQSSFSGSGGFAYLPGRSIFTTNSFEFEIGGDVFINVSRMNSMSDYLIAHEIGHAVGLKHPFSGNPQLSSAFDNTDFTIMSYTFGSSNTSDLGPFDVEAIQYLYGLDTFSPSTSGGLTNFIVNQQAFSTTQTWGGASSEIVGSSLNDTINAGGGDDTVGGFKGNDTINGGAGNDNMFGGLGNDVILAGPGDDIILGGDSFFDDAVDYVDTVSFSGVTSNVWASLGQAQWRNGQFVNSESSQTGGDRIDNVNNLIGGNGNDDFTGNQFGNVLSGGNGADMLNGQGGADILNGNIGNDTANGGAGNDIVRGQNGTDVLNGGDGNDTLEGGSGTDTLNGGDGNDNLNGGGGPDTLNGGDDDDLMIGSAGNDTLNGGGGNDRLFGGADFDTLNGDAGNDFLSGGASNDILSGGSGNDQLDGGDGNDNLNGDGGMDLLFGSSGNDVMVGGADDDTLDGGVGNDRLFGGAGNDISRGREGADFISSGSGDDLLEGGSGNDSLFGGFGVDRMFGEAGNDFLQAGASDDRLFGGSGDDTLDGREDDDLLSGGSGTDTLIGGSGADTFVFASGFGNDTVTDFQDNIDQLDLTAFNFASVGGALSFASQVAGDVVFTFGPNTFTIQNTTEAQLADDILI, encoded by the coding sequence GTGCCATCGGCCTCCAGTACCACATTCTCGGATGATTTTACCGCGCTGCTCGACGACTTCAGTTGGACCGGGGACGTCGATCGCCAGCAACCGGTCGTGCTCACCTATTCCTTTGAAACGCAGGCTCAAAGCTATCTTGCCGACGAGGGGTTCAGCGCCGCGTTCATCAATAGCTTCCAACCATTCAATTCGGCTCAGAGGCAATCGACCGAACAAGCTCTTGCAAAGTTCGAGCAGGTAAGCGGGATCACGTTCGTTGAGGTCGCTCCCGGTCAGGGTGATATCAAGTTCGGCAACTTTGACTTCAGCCAATCGAGCTTCTCCGGCTCCGGCGGGTTTGCCTATCTGCCGGGCCGGTCGATCTTCACGACCAACTCTTTTGAGTTTGAAATTGGCGGAGACGTATTCATCAATGTGAGCCGCATGAATTCAATGAGCGATTACTTGATCGCCCATGAAATTGGCCATGCGGTCGGGCTGAAACATCCCTTTTCGGGGAACCCGCAGCTCTCATCTGCATTCGACAACACCGACTTCACGATCATGTCCTACACGTTCGGGTCGTCCAACACGTCGGACCTCGGACCCTTCGATGTCGAGGCCATTCAGTATTTGTACGGCCTCGACACGTTTTCGCCTTCTACAAGCGGCGGCCTCACCAATTTCATCGTTAACCAACAAGCGTTTAGCACCACGCAGACCTGGGGCGGCGCGAGCTCCGAGATCGTTGGCTCTAGCCTGAACGATACGATCAACGCCGGTGGCGGAGACGATACTGTCGGCGGCTTCAAGGGCAACGACACGATCAATGGCGGCGCCGGAAACGACAATATGTTCGGAGGCCTGGGGAACGATGTCATTCTCGCCGGTCCCGGCGATGATATTATCCTTGGGGGGGACAGCTTTTTCGACGACGCGGTTGATTACGTCGACACCGTTAGCTTCAGCGGCGTAACCAGCAACGTCTGGGCCAGCCTCGGCCAAGCGCAGTGGCGCAACGGTCAGTTTGTGAATTCAGAAAGCTCGCAAACGGGCGGGGACCGCATTGATAACGTGAACAACCTTATCGGCGGCAACGGCAACGATGACTTCACCGGCAACCAATTTGGGAACGTCCTAAGCGGCGGCAACGGCGCGGATATGCTGAACGGTCAGGGTGGCGCCGACATTCTCAACGGCAACATTGGCAATGACACAGCCAATGGTGGTGCTGGCAATGACATCGTTCGCGGCCAGAACGGTACCGACGTCCTTAATGGCGGCGACGGCAACGATACCCTTGAAGGCGGTTCGGGCACCGATACCCTCAACGGCGGTGACGGGAACGACAACCTTAATGGTGGCGGTGGTCCCGACACGCTCAATGGCGGCGACGACGATGATTTGATGATCGGCAGCGCCGGTAACGACACGCTCAATGGAGGCGGCGGGAACGATCGTCTGTTTGGCGGTGCCGACTTCGACACTCTGAATGGTGACGCGGGGAACGATTTTCTTAGCGGTGGTGCCTCAAACGACATCCTGTCTGGCGGCAGCGGGAACGACCAGCTCGATGGCGGTGATGGCAATGACAACCTGAACGGCGATGGCGGGATGGATCTGCTTTTTGGAAGTTCCGGCAATGATGTGATGGTCGGCGGTGCCGACGACGATACGCTGGATGGCGGCGTGGGCAACGACCGTCTGTTTGGTGGAGCGGGCAACGATATATCCCGCGGTCGGGAGGGCGCTGACTTTATCTCCTCTGGCTCGGGCGACGACCTTCTCGAAGGTGGGTCGGGCAATGACAGTCTGTTCGGCGGCTTCGGCGTCGACAGAATGTTTGGCGAAGCGGGCAACGATTTTCTTCAGGCAGGTGCCAGCGATGACCGTCTGTTTGGTGGTTCAGGCGACGACACGCTCGACGGGCGTGAGGACGATGATCTGTTGAGCGGAGGTTCGGGCACCGATACGCTGATCGGGGGTAGTGGTGCGGATACGTTTGTTTTCGCGTCTGGCTTCGGCAACGACACCGTCACCGACTTCCAAGACAATATTGATCAGCTCGATCTGACGGCGTTCAACTTCGCAAGCGTAGGTGGTGCGCTGTCTTTTGCGAGCCAAGTCGCGGGCGATGTGGTTTTCACTTTCGGTCCGAACACGTTTACCATTCAGAACACGACCGAAGCGCAACTGGCTGATGATATCTTGATCTGA
- a CDS encoding GntP family permease encodes MIGILLSLTLLIYLAYKGVSVIVLAPALAILAVVLNDGGPILGTYTQVFLPALGEYLVRFFPLFLLGAIFGRVMRDTGSAPVIADSIISGLGVRRSALAVVMACAILTYGGVSLFVVAFAVYPIAASMFVKADIPKRFIPAVIALGAFTFTMTALPGSPQIQNAIPAPYFGTDSFAAPLPGLLAAFIIAGFGMWWLQTRIGKAQSRGEHYGEEDEFSTRTGADNADDEADRPAFWIAVLPIVVVISVNFVASRFFLPLLDTAYLAEPEYGETTIASVRGIWSLIIGLVAAILLAVALNYRRLASVNTTIKGGVEASFLPIFNTASEVGYGSVIASLAAFAILRDSIVNIAPGNPLLSEAIAVNVLAGVTGSASGGMSIALEALGETYLQMAQAANISPELLHRVAALASGGFDVLPHNGAVITLLAITGLTHAKSYFDIFVVAVVGPLLGLGAVLLWSMFV; translated from the coding sequence CAAGTCTTTCTTCCCGCGCTTGGCGAGTACCTTGTGCGGTTTTTTCCGTTGTTCCTGCTCGGCGCAATCTTCGGTCGGGTGATGCGCGACACCGGCTCCGCTCCGGTCATTGCAGACTCGATAATCTCCGGCCTCGGGGTCCGGCGCTCGGCTCTTGCTGTGGTGATGGCCTGCGCGATCCTGACCTACGGAGGTGTCTCCCTGTTTGTGGTCGCTTTTGCCGTGTATCCCATCGCCGCAAGCATGTTTGTGAAAGCTGATATTCCCAAACGCTTCATCCCTGCTGTGATTGCGCTGGGTGCCTTCACCTTCACCATGACGGCCTTGCCCGGCTCGCCGCAGATTCAAAACGCCATTCCCGCGCCCTACTTCGGAACTGATAGCTTCGCCGCACCCCTCCCGGGGCTGCTGGCGGCCTTTATCATTGCCGGGTTCGGTATGTGGTGGCTGCAGACCCGCATCGGTAAGGCGCAGAGCCGAGGGGAGCATTATGGGGAGGAGGATGAGTTCTCGACACGGACAGGCGCTGACAACGCCGATGATGAGGCAGACAGACCCGCTTTCTGGATAGCGGTCCTTCCGATTGTCGTTGTCATCTCGGTGAATTTTGTCGCCTCTCGCTTCTTCCTTCCTCTTCTCGACACGGCCTACCTCGCCGAGCCCGAATACGGCGAAACGACAATCGCCTCAGTACGTGGAATCTGGTCGCTCATTATCGGCCTTGTTGCGGCAATTCTCCTCGCGGTTGCGCTGAACTATCGCCGACTTGCGAGTGTCAACACCACAATCAAAGGCGGCGTAGAGGCTTCCTTTCTGCCCATCTTCAACACGGCAAGTGAGGTTGGTTACGGTTCCGTGATCGCCTCACTTGCCGCTTTCGCAATCCTTCGGGATAGCATCGTCAATATCGCACCTGGTAATCCGCTCCTGTCAGAAGCCATAGCCGTCAACGTGCTGGCGGGGGTAACGGGATCCGCATCCGGCGGCATGAGCATCGCGCTTGAAGCCCTTGGTGAAACCTATTTGCAGATGGCCCAGGCAGCGAACATCTCGCCCGAACTTCTGCACCGCGTTGCGGCACTAGCATCCGGCGGTTTCGACGTTCTGCCGCACAACGGTGCGGTGATTACGCTCTTGGCGATCACCGGTCTTACCCATGCAAAAAGCTATTTCGACATCTTCGTCGTTGCGGTCGTCGGGCCTCTGCTCGGTCTTGGTGCGGTTCTGCTTTGGTCGATGTTTGTATAA